TCCTCGGTCGCTACCTCCGTCTGGAGTACAGCGACCTGATGGCCGACCTCGAAGACGTGACCCTCTCGGAGGAGCAGGTCGAACTGCTCGTCGCCGTCTACTCGACCGGTCCGGGCGTCTCGCTGGCGAACGTCCTCGACGCGGAGAGCAGCCAGCTGACGATGGTCCTCAACGACCTCCGGAGCGACGAACTCGTCGTCGACGGCGAGGACGGCCCGACACTCACACCGAAGGGCCGCGTCGTCGTCTCGAACCACCTCGAAGACGTCAACGCCTGAACGACCCCGGCAGGGTCCCGGCTACCACTCACGCGTCCCAGGGCTCGCCGCTCGCCAGGTCGACCTCGGAGTCGCCCTTCGCCGACGGGCAGATGTCCGCCAACATGCACTCCCCGCAGTCGGGGTTGCGCGCCGTACACACCGCGCGGCCGTGGCTGATCAGCAGGTGGGTGTACCACTTCCATTCGTCCTCGGGCACGACCGGGAGCAGGTCCTCCTCGATGGCTTCCGGCCGCCGTTCCTCGGTGATCCCCAGCCGCCGGGAGAGCCGCTGGACGTGCGTGTCGACGACGATCCCCTCGACCAGGTCGTAGCCGTGCTGGAGGATGACGTTCGCCGTCTTCCGACCCACGCCCTTCAGCTCCGTCAGTTCCTCCATCGTGTCGGGGACCTCGCCGTCGTGTTCCTCGGCGATGATCCGCCCGGAGGTCTTGAGGTAGTCGGCCTTGCTGTTGTGGTAGGTGATCGACCCGATGTCCTCGGAGAGTTCCTCGACGTCCGCCTCGGCGTAGTCCGCCGCGGACTGGTACTTTTCGAAGAGGGCTTCGGTCTCCTGGTTGACGCGCTCGTCGGTACACTGTGCGGAGAGGACGACGGCGACCAGCAGCTCCAGTCGGTTCGAGAAGTTCAGCGAGATGGTCGCGTCGGGGTACTCCTCCCAGAGCCGGTCGACGACCTCTTCGGCCTGCTCCGCGCGCGAGGGAAGTGGCGTGCCCATCGTTGGCGGATCCTGGGTCGATCCCCGCTTGAGTGGTTCGGTCTCGGTCGGAACGGCGGTCCACGCCGGGTCGTCGCTCCTGGCGCAGCCACCCTCGTCCGGAGCGTCGGCGGGGTGGCTTTATGCCCGTCGCGGCCATCCAAGCGGACATGACAGACTCCCCCGCCGAGGAACTCGACGACATCGAGTCCGACCTGGCCGACGCCAGTGACGAGGGAAGAGAGATCGTCGACCAGATCCGGGAGAGCGACGAGGGTGCGCTCCGCGCGGCCGTCCGATACGGCGGCGACGACCACGAGGTCGTCTATATCCGCGAAGACATCGAAGCGCAGTTCAGCGAGGCCGAACTCGACGAGCGCGTCGAGACGCTCGTCATGAAAGGACTCGGCGACCCCACCGAGGAGGGCGCGCTGTTCGACTTCGGCGGCCTCGACGCCACCGTCCGCTGGTACGACGCCGTCGTCGTCGCCCACTTCCCCGTCCGCGAGTGGTCCGGCCTCGTCTTCACTTTCGACCGCGAGTCCGACTCGCTCGGCGATATCGTCGACGAATATTTCTAGACCATCTTTTTCCCGGCCGGGTTTCCTCGCGCGCCTGCGGCGCGCTGCGGGAACCCGGACGGCAAAAACATGGGTGAAAAAGCGGGACGCTCACTTCGTTCGCGTCCCGTGAACCGCGCGCCTGCGGCGCGCGGATGCTCAGTGCGCAGTTCCGTACACTACTGGCGGAACACACGGGCCACACCCAGTGGATTTTACGTTGAGGGGCCGGACCGACCAGCCATGTCACAGTGCCCTTTCTGTTCGATTGTCGCCGGGGATTCGCCTGCGTATCGGCTGTACGAGGACGAGCGTTCGCTCGCATTCCTCGATATCGAACCCGGTACACGCGGGCATACGCTCGTCATCCCGAAAACACACCACGAGACTGTGACCGACATGCCGGAATCGCTCGCCGGAGCGGTATTCCGAACCGTTCACCGCGTTGCAGGTGCGCTCGAATCGGCCTTCCAGCTTGATGGTTGCAACGTCGTTCAGTCGAACGGCGTCGTCGCAGGACAGGAAGTCCATCACGTCCACGTTCACATCGTTCCTCGATACGGTGACGATACCGTGACGCTTGGGTGGAACGGCGAACCCGCCGACGAAAGGACCCAGCGGGAGGTCGCCGACACTGTTCGGGATCACTTAGCATCGTAGCCGAAACCGATACGCAGGCCCCTCAGAACCCCGTCCACGAGCGCGGGCCGAAGTCGCCCCCTCGAACCCGAAACTCCGACCCCCCCCTCTCCGGGTCGGACTTCGACCATGGCGTCGAACAGCTGTTTGAGTGCGTCGTGTGCCGACCCGCTGGCGCTCACGTCGAGGGTGTAGACCCCGACGCCGTCGACGCTGGCGACGCGGGTCGTGACGACGTGGAGGAACTGGTAGACCCGTTTCAGGTCGGTGTACATCAGCAGCGTCGACAGCGAGTGCAGGCCGACTCGGGGGTCCACCACCTCGTCGTGGTGCCACTCGCGGAGGATGCCCGTCAACTCGATGCCGACGCCGGTCAGGTCGCCAGGACTGGACACCACCCGCAGGTCGTCGATCTCCGGGGTGTGCGACCGGCGCTCGCGACCGGCGCTTCCGGTACAGTCGACGACCGAGAGGTCCCAGGCTTCGTCGTCCGGCCGCGTTGCGGCGAACCAGGCGGCCATCTTCCGCGCGGGCTTTTTCGTCGTCACGAAGGCGCCGGTCCGGGAGTCCGAGCCGCCGACGAGGTCGAACAGCAGCCGCCGCTTGCCGGTCATCGCCGGTCCGGCCACCAGAATGCTCGTCCCCGGGTCGACGGCGTCGGCGCGGAGCGGGTCGACCTCGGCGGCGTCCGGGTCGAGGTCGCCCGCCGTCGGGTCCACCTCCGGGTCCGCGGGATCGACCGCGTCACCCGCCGGGTCCGCCACCTCGTCGCGGTCCGGGAACAGCCAGTTGCTCACGGCTACCCGTTTCGGCCTGAGCACTATCAAACTGCGGGGCCTCGATTCCGGGAGCCACTCCGTCGCTCTCAGTCGATCACTCCACGTAGGTGTACTTGCGCTCGCCCATCCGACCCCAGCCGTCGAAGACGAACTCCGATTCGGGCGCGGTGAACTGGTCCACGTCGGCGGCGCCGGCGTCCTCGTCGTGGTTGTGCACGTCGTGGACGTCCTCGTACTCCTCGAAGCTCAGCTCGTAGCGGGCCGCCAGCTGCTCGTCGACGTCGATGGCTTCGATCTCGTCGGCCCAGCCGGGCTGGACGGTCTCGGCGTGGATCTCCGCCTGGGCGCCCGACCCGTACGACCCGACGAGCAGCGTCTCGCCGGTCATGTCGATGTCGTCCTCGTAGGCGGCTTTCAGCCCGGAGAGACGGGCGACGTGGACCGAGCCGGTGTACCAGTTGCCGACCTCGCGGGAGACGGTGAGGGTGGGCTCGACGGTCTCGGCGTACCACTCGCGATACGTGTCGGTGTCGGTCAGCTCGTCGGTGTAGTCGGCGGCGGCCTCGCGGAACGCCTCCTCGCTGTCGAAGGCCTCGCGGCGGGGCTGGCGGCCGATCTCCGGCGCGAGTTCCTCCTCGATCTCGGTGCCGCGGCTGACGTGGCGGAACGCGAGCGCGGCGGCCTTGCGGACCATCCCCGGGAACGGCGTGTGGAAGGGGATCAGCGCCGCGTCGTCGGGGTGGATCTTCCCCGCGACGGACTCGAAGTCCTTGACGGCCTCGCGCATCCGCGCGAGGTACACCTGCACCGACCGCTTGCCGTCGACGCTCGGGAACTGCTGCTGGGGCTTGAGGAAGTCCGTCTCGTCGGCGCTGCCGTAGCCCTGCTCGGTGGACAGCTCGACCACGTCGGGATCCTCGCTGACGAGCAGGGCGACGGCGCCGGCGCCCTGGGTGGCCTCGCCGGGGTCGTCGCGGGCGTACAGCGCGGTGTCGGTGGCGATCACCAGCGCCGAGCGGCCGCGGTTGCGCCCCGCCCGGATCCAGTTGTACGCGTCGTCGAGACTCTGGGTACCCGAGATGCAGGCGAACTTGCGCTCGCCCTTGTTGGCGTGGTGGAAGTCGCCCTCGTACACCTGTTCGAGACAGCCCGCGATGTACGTCGAGACCGGCTTGGAGTTGTCGAACGCCGACTCCGTCGCCACGTCGATGCGGCCGATGTCCTCCGGCTGGAGCCCCTTGCGCTCCATCAGGTCGTGGGCCGCGTTGGCCCCCATCGTCACGATGTCCTCGTAGACGTCCGGGAACGAACTGGCCGTCAGCCCCAGCCCCTTCGTGTACTTCCCGGGGTCGTCGCCCTGCGCCGGCGCGAACGTCTCCGGCAGGTCCAGCCGTAGCTTCCCCGTCCGGATCTCCACGGCGTCGATACCGACGGATGTCATGACTCGAACTCCGTGAGTCTCCTACAAGTGCCTGTCGACTAGTGTATCGACGCGTGTCGAATGGCGTTGCGTCGGGGCCACCGGCGAGGCGTCGGTCAAGGTATCGGTCGCGTGAACACCAGTTCGTTGCCGTTGGCGTCGCGGGCGATGACCCGGACCTGCGCGGCCGAGCCGCCGACGCCGGTGTGGCGCTGGTCGCCCGTGTTGCTCCCGGTGGGACCGAACGTGGTCGTCTCCGTCGAGAGGTCGGTCCCGCTGGCGTCCTCGATGATGGTCGTCACTTCGGTGAAGTCTCCGTTGGGGTCCGAACCGTCCCAGGAGACGCAGTAGCCGCCACCGTTGCCGTTGTTGCAGTTGCCGGTGGTCACCGACGTGACCGTGGCGGACGGCGGGCCGCCGTCGCGGGCGTTGCCGTCGGTGAGCGCCGTCGCCCGGACGTAGTCGACGGACGTTCGCGCGTAGCCCCCACCGGTCTTCTCGAAGACGAGGAAGACCGAGCCGGTGTCGGCGATGGCCGCCTCCGCCGCGTCGTTGACGGTAAAGGCCAGTTCCTCGGGCTCGCCGGTGTTGCGTAGCGACTCGCGCTGGAGTTCCGTGCCCTGAGCGTCGACGAGGACCACGTCCATCGTCCCTGCGCCGCTGTACCCCTCCTTGGTGTAGCCGATCTCGACCCGGTAGTCGTCGGCCGTCGTCGTGATCCCGTACAGTTCGAGCCCGACGTTGGTCGTCTGTCCACCGTCCTCGATGGTCGCGGTCGAACCGTCTTCGCTCGCGAGGTTGGCGAAGTTCGCCAGGTCTCCGGACTCGTCCGGACCGGGCGGGAGCGCCTCGGACTCACCCGTCTCGGGGTTGTCGTTGTCGCGGTCGTTGAACGCCGTCGGCGTGACCGTGGTCGCGGTGGGCGTCGACGTCGTATCCGAGCGGCTCCGACTCGCCGAGTTTCCGTCCGCGTCGTAGGCGGTCGCGGTGAGCGTGTACGTCTCCCCGCCGACCACCGGGTCGTCCGCGGCGATCGTGACCGCCGGCGTCCCGCTCGGCTGGTACTGGGCCGGCCCGATCCCCGTCACCGTCCGCGTCGCCACCGTGTTCCCGTCACCGTCGGTGACGACGTACTCGATCCGATCCAGGTCGTCGTCGCTATCCGCGTCCTGGACCTGCACCTGGTCGAGCGTGAACTCGTTGGCCGACGGATCGGCCGTGAAGCCCTGGATGTTCGAGAACTGGATAGCCTGCCCAGCGACGTCCTCGACGGTTATCGTCAGCGTGTCCGTGTCGGTCGCACCGTCGTCGTCGGTCACTTCCAGTTCGACGGTCACCGACTGGTCGCCGCTCACGTCCGCCGGAGCGTTGTACGTCGGCGTCTCCGTGTTCGCGTCCGAGAGCGACCCCTGACCGCTCGTGATCGTCCAGGCGTACCCCGTGACCGTCCCGTCGCTGTCGGTGCTACCGGTGCCGTCAAGTCCGACGCTGTTCCCCTCCTCGACGGTCTCGTCGGGGCCGGCGTCGGCAGTCGGCGGCTGGTTACTGGTCCCCACCGAAACCGTCTGCGTCGCGGTGTCGGTCGCTCCGTCGTCGTCGGTGGCAGTCAACGTCACGGTGTAACTCCCGGTGGACCCGTACGCGTGAGTGGGGGTCGACCCGGAGTCGGTCGCTCCGTCACCGAAGTCCCAGTTGTAGCTCACGATCGACCCATCGGGGTCGTTGGACCCACTGGGTCCGCTCGCGTCGAAGGTGACCGTCTGACCGACGTCGGGGTTCGAATCCGACACCGTGAACGACGCCGAAGGCGGCTGGTTGCCGCCGCCGCCCGGCCCTCCGCCACCGACCGCCTCACCGATTACCGAGATCTGCGGGTCGTCGATCACCCACTCGTCGTTGGCGGTGTCGGCGTTGGTCTGCTCGAACCGGATCGCCAGGTCGTCGTGGATCGCCCCACTCCCGAGGCGGACGGTCCGCAGCGCACCGGGTGAGGTCCCAGTCAGAGCCTGGCTGTCGACCGTGACCCAGTCACCACCGCTGTCGCGGTACTCGACGGAGATATCGCCGTTACCGTCGCCGACGTCACCCGTATCGCTCTCTTTGATCCAGTACTGGAAGACGACTAGCTCCGCATCGGTGGTGTCGTAGCCGGTCGTGACGATCCCGCCGTCGTTACCGCCCGGGAGTACGACCGCGTCCCCGCTGTTCGACTCACCACTGGTGCGGGACACCCCGGTGCCCTGGAAAGACCCGAACTCTCCCCACTCGCCGAGATCGCTGTCGAAACTGGAGTACGACGGCGTCGAAACGATCCGCGTGGCGTTGGCACCTGCGCTCTGGGTCCACAGCGTCGCGTTGCCCTCCGCCCGCTCGAACCGGACCGTCGTCCGCGCGGTCCCGTCGGACGTCGTCGCGTTTGCTCGGTCGAGCACTCGGACGAGCGCCGTGTCGTTCGACCCGAACCCGACCGGTGCGCCGATCTGCGCGTCGCTCGTCTCCGACTGCATCACCACGCTACAGGGGTCGACGCCGGATCCGGTCGCACAGACCTCGCTGCTGGTGCCCGTCGTCGGTCCCGGCACCGTCCCGGCGTCGGTCCACTCCAGCGAGTACCCCGCGCCGCCACCGCCGCCAGACCCTTCGGGGACCTGCGTGTTCTGGACCCTGACGACGACCTCGACGTCCTCGGGGTCGTCGGGGTCGAACGGCGTCGGCGACGAATCAGGAAGCGTGAAGTTGAACTCGACGGGTACGTCCGCCGACGTGTTCACCGACTCCGCCTCGAACTGGAACGTCGCCCGCCCGTCGTCGCCGGTCGCCACTTCGGTCTCGTTGAGCGTCCCGTTGGCCACCTCCTGAGACTCACCCGTCACGTTGACTCCCGCGACGGGGTTGTTGTACGCGTCACGTACTTCGAGGGTCAGCCGAACCGACCCGTCCTCGGGCACCGTCGACCCGTCGGCAGCTACGTCGGTCATGTACGCTGCGTCCGTATCGGTCACCCGCGTCCCGACACCGGCCTTCGCCATCCGCAACTCGTAGGTGCCCGGGACCAGCTCGATCTCGACCGTCCGAAAGCCGTCGACGGACAGCGGGCTCGTCTCCCAGCCGGTGACGTTCGCCTCGTCCGCCAGCAGTTCCGTCCACGTCGAGTTCGGGAGTCGCGTCGCCGTCCGGATCGTGATGTTACCTGCGGCACTGTCCCTCACTGCGACCGTCGTGCTCGACGCGCTCTTCGGGCGTACGTCCACCGAGGCCGCACCCGACGACGACTGCTGCAGCGAGCCGTTCAGCGCCACCAGCGAGATCGTCGACCCGTCGATCAGCGTCTGACCGCTGCGCGCGATGGTCGCCCCCTCGAAGGTGAAGTTGTCGTACAACACCGTCGAGTCGTACACCGTCCGCGGCGGCTGGCCGTACTCGTTGTAGCTCGGCCGGTAGACGAGCGAACCGGTCTGGTAGCGGCCTCCGGAGTCCGCCGAGCCGTCCCAGAAGTCGTCCGTCTCGTTGTCCAGCGCCACGGCGTTCGAGAGCGTGAAGTTCACGTCGCCGTCGGCGGTCCCCGCCGTCCGCAGCAACCCCGACACAGGCGGCGGGTTCACCGCCAGCACTCGCGAGGGATAGGTCGTCCCCAACTGGATCGACACGGACCGACTCGCCGACTCGCCGACCGTCGACGTGACGGCGTTGCGAAGATCGAGCAGGTCGCCCCGGACCTGCTGGCTGTGGTCGAACTCGACCTGTTCGTTCTGCTGTGGGACGATCGTCGCCTGGTACAGCGACAACAGGAGGATCAGCGCCGCGAAGATCAGGACGGCCCCGATCTGGATGGACTGGCCCCTGTCGTCCCACGGCTCCATGTCGCCGGACTACCCCCTCACCGTGCAAAAACCTGTGTCCCCGATTTTCCACCGTGATAACGGCCGCTCACCCATCGAGCCGGGGTCGGCCGACGGCGGCCGCGCGGGCCGCGACGGCGAGGACGACACTGTCGGGGGAACGGCTACTCGTCGTCTTCTTCGACGACTTCGGGGTCTTTCATCGCCGTCTGGAGGCTGTCGAGCCCGTTGACCCACTGGACGACGAGCCCGGGTTCGACCTCTTCGGCCATCGACGGGTCGAACTCGGCGCCGTCGACGACGAGCGTCCCCGCCTGGACGCAGTAGGACAGCGCGGTATCTAGATCCTCTTCGGCCTCGGCGTCGGCCGCGGCGCCGACGTACTCGCCGATAGGTGCGTCTTCGGCGGTGCCGCCGACGACGAACTCCTCGGCGGCGTAGAAGACACAGACCAGGGAAGTCTGGACGCTGTCGACGAGCATCAGCGCCTGTTCGTCCTCGAACTCCGGTTCGGCGAGGACGACCTCGCGCATGTCTTCGATCTCCGAGAGGGCCTCCTCTTCGTCGAGGACGCCCTCCTCGAAGTCGGAGACGACCTTGACGACGGCGATCGCCGTGTCGTCCTGCATGTTCCAGAGCAGCTGCGCGGTGTCGTCGTCCTCGGGTTCGAGGTCCTCCTCGTCGATCCTGTCCAGCCAGTTCTGCCAGCGTTCGGGCGTGTAGTACTCCCCCGGCTGATTGCTCATACAACGTCGTTCGTCGCTCCGGTCATATGGCTTTCGACCCACCTTTTTTCGCCGGGGGTGTCCTCGCGCGCCGGGGGCGCGCTGCGGGCACCCCCGGTCAAAAAACGTGGGCGAAAAAAGCCGGACGACTCGCTCACTCCGTTCGCTCGCGTCCGGAGAACCGGCGCCGAGGGCGCCGGATGCTCGGGGACCGCCGCTTCAGCGAGCCTGCCCTTCCCCGAGTCGCGCGACCCGCGCAAGAGCGCGGGCACGCGCTCCCGGCCACCAGACCGTACTGCGCCGCTACCGCGCCGCTACCGCGCCGCCACCGCGCCGCTACCGCGCCGCCACCGCGCCGCCACCGCACCGCCACCGCGCCGCCACCGCACCGCCACCGCGCCGCCACCGCGCCGCCACCGCGCCGCCACCGCGCCGCTACCGCGCCGCCACCGCGCCGCCACCGTACCGCGACCGACCTCAGTAACTCTCCGCGTCGTCTTCGATGTCGGCGTAGAACCGCAACAGCCCGCACTCGGGGCACATCAGCGTGGTCACGTCCGCCGTTTCGCTCATCCCGAGCTTGCCGAGCAGGCCCTCGCGCTTGTCACCGGTCCTGACGTGGGGGTTCCAGGCGTCGCTCATGCCGAACTCGACTTCCTCCATCGAGACGCCGCAGTCGGGACAGCGGTGGTCCTGCATGCGTCGACGTTCGACTCAGCGGATGGAAAAGCTACTGACTCAGCCCAGCGTCGCCTGAGTATCGATACCGTACACCGCCGCGGGCGTGTCGACGTGCGCGCGCTCGATGGCCTCGTCGTAGCCCTGTTCGCGGAGCCAGCGCACCCGCGAGGGGACCGTGCCGACGCCAAGCACCGCGCCCGGACGGTCTGGGTCGTCGACGAAGTCCGTCTCCATCATGAACGGCTCGCCCTCGTCGATAGCGAGTTCTAGTTCGTCCTTGTGGGAGATGACGCTCTTGGTGATCCCCGCCAGGCGGCCGCCAGAGTAGTGTTTGACGACGCGCTCGGGGTCGAGTCCTCGGTCTCGGGCCCATTCGGCGACGTCGGTGAAGTCCTCGCTGCTCTCTGCGTGCAACTGGATCGCACACTCGGACTCGGCGGCCAGTTCGAACCCGTGTTTCATCACGTCGTTGGAGGCGTCCCACACCGCGTCGCTCACCTCGTAGTGGGGGCGCCCGGACTTCAGCGCCAGCGCCGGCCCGTCGGCGACGTACTCCGCGGCGGTGTCGAGCCCGACCTGCATCAGGTCGCGGGCCGCCTCGGGGTCCGTCCCGTCGTCGACGAGCTGGGACACCAGGCCGGGGTGGACGCCCAGCACGGGCCAGGCCCGTCCCGGCAGTTCTTCGCTCGCCCGTTCGACGACGTCGACGGTCAGATCGAACACCTCGCGGAAGTCCGCGGCGTTCTCGGGCAGCGAGTCGAGCAGGTGCCAGGAGGGTTTGTTGACGACGAGCAGGTGCGTGCCGCCGCCGTCGGCGAACTCGCGGGCGGCGTCGACGCCGCGGCCGTGGACGGGGTCTAGGTGCATGTGGTCGTCGAGGACCGGACCGTCGATCTCGGCGTTCATGTCCGTGGCTCCGGTGTGCGCTCGCAAAAACCGATCGCTGTCGTCGCGTCGGCGATCCGCGGTCGTCGCGCCGTCGGTCAGTAGCCGCCTCGTAGTCAGTCCGACCCGTAGACGCCACAGAGGTTACCGGTCACGTACACCTCGTTCTTGTCGGTGGTCTCGATACCGATGCCGATCCGGGTGGCGTTGGCGTAGGCGAGGCGTTCGCGGAACACCGAGGTCGTCCGCCAGTTCTCGAAGATTGACTGGGCGACCATCGACTCGTTCTCGTTGTACCGGGGGCCGTTCGGTCCGCGGTAGGTCGTCCCGGCGTAGGTCTTGCCCAGGAGTTCCAGGCGGTTGCGAGTCGGCGTCACGATGTACTCGTCGCCGCGCTTCTTGAACTGGCAGGTCTCGAAGAGGTCGGCGGCGCGATAGCGACCGGCGCTGGAGCGGTTGTCGATCCGATGGATCGTCTCGCCGACGTCGGCCATGTCGACGCTGTGGGCCGCGGCCATCCGGTCGAGTTTCCGCACGACCGTCCCGCGGCGATTGGTGAACGGGTCGAGCCCTCGGCGCTCGCGCCAGTCGTTTATGAGCTGTCGGAGGTGCCCTTCGATCCGCTCGGTGTCGACCCGCCGGATCAGTATCGGTGTCCGCGTCGCGGTGGGCGTCGGCTCGGTCGTTACCGTCGGTCTCGGTACCGCCGTCGTCGCAGCCGTCCGCGTCGGCGTCAGCGTCGGGACGTCGGTCCCCGTGGTCGTCGCCGTACCGGTCGCGGTGAGCGTCGCCGTCGGAACCGGCGCCGGCGCAGGAGTCGGTGCGGCCTCGTCGCTCGGGGCGGCGTCGGTGGGCGCCGCCGGGCCACCGGGCTGGCCGCTCCCGCCGCCGACCGCGAACCCGAGGACGGCGCCGACGATGAAGACGCCGAGCACGGACGCAGCGAGCACGCGCCCGTCTATCCGGAGCATGTCCGACGATTCCCGCTCGCCCGGTTAAAGACTCGGCCCCGATTATCACCGCTTGTACGCGCGACCGGCCCGCGAGCGGTCCAGCCGACGCGGTGGGGCGACCGCACGGGTCAGAGGACCGTCGCGAGGGCGTATCCCAGGAGGAGTCCGACCAGTAGCGCCGCCACCAGTCCGACCGCGAGTTTTCGGCCGTCGATCCTGCGCATACCGACGGATCCGTCCCCGGTGAGTTAACTGTTGTACCGTGGGACGGGTCCCCTGACACCGAACCGGCGACCTCTAGTCCAGCGTGATCGACTCGTGGGCGGTGTTGCGCAGCGCGTCCGACCGACCGTGTTCGCCGGGTGCGACGGCGATAGTCGCCAGGCCGCGTTCGGCGGCCGCCTCTAGCACCGGTTTGAAGTCCGTATCCCGTGAGGCGACGACGAGCACGTCGATGGCCTCCTCGACGGTCGCCGCCGTCGCGTCGACGCCCAGTTTCACGTCCACGTCGCCGCTGGTCGAGACCACCTCGAACCCCCGCGCCTCCGCCGCCTGGATGAGCCCCGCCGGCGCGTTCTCGTTCAGGTAGAGGCGGCCGAACGCGAGGTGGCCGTACCGCTCGGCGGCGGCCCGCACGTCGTCGAGGTCCACGTCGAACTCGTCGCGCAGGACGTTCGGTCCGTCGACGAACAGCCCCACCCGCGGCTGGTCGTGCCCGCGAGCGTCGCGGTCGGTCCTGGTCGGGCCTGTGGCGTTCCCGTCGCTCGGGTCGTCCGCGCCGGCCGACTCGCCGCCGCCCAACAGCCGTCCCAACCTGCTCATACCCGCGATTCCCCATCGCCGAGTATAGGCGTGACGCTTCGGGGGACCGCCACAACCCATAGAGTGGTG
This DNA window, taken from Halosimplex litoreum, encodes the following:
- the nth gene encoding endonuclease III, with translation MGTPLPSRAEQAEEVVDRLWEEYPDATISLNFSNRLELLVAVVLSAQCTDERVNQETEALFEKYQSAADYAEADVEELSEDIGSITYHNSKADYLKTSGRIIAEEHDGEVPDTMEELTELKGVGRKTANVILQHGYDLVEGIVVDTHVQRLSRRLGITEERRPEAIEEDLLPVVPEDEWKWYTHLLISHGRAVCTARNPDCGECMLADICPSAKGDSEVDLASGEPWDA
- a CDS encoding HIT domain-containing protein, whose translation is MSQCPFCSIVAGDSPAYRLYEDERSLAFLDIEPGTRGHTLVIPKTHHETVTDMPESLAGAVFRTVHRVAGALESAFQLDGCNVVQSNGVVAGQEVHHVHVHIVPRYGDDTVTLGWNGEPADERTQREVADTVRDHLAS
- a CDS encoding DUF7504 family protein, whose product is MSNWLFPDRDEVADPAGDAVDPADPEVDPTAGDLDPDAAEVDPLRADAVDPGTSILVAGPAMTGKRRLLFDLVGGSDSRTGAFVTTKKPARKMAAWFAATRPDDEAWDLSVVDCTGSAGRERRSHTPEIDDLRVVSSPGDLTGVGIELTGILREWHHDEVVDPRVGLHSLSTLLMYTDLKRVYQFLHVVTTRVASVDGVGVYTLDVSASGSAHDALKQLFDAMVEVRPGEGGVGVSGSRGRLRPALVDGVLRGLRIGFGYDAK
- the hmgB gene encoding hydroxymethylglutaryl-CoA synthase, whose amino-acid sequence is MTSVGIDAVEIRTGKLRLDLPETFAPAQGDDPGKYTKGLGLTASSFPDVYEDIVTMGANAAHDLMERKGLQPEDIGRIDVATESAFDNSKPVSTYIAGCLEQVYEGDFHHANKGERKFACISGTQSLDDAYNWIRAGRNRGRSALVIATDTALYARDDPGEATQGAGAVALLVSEDPDVVELSTEQGYGSADETDFLKPQQQFPSVDGKRSVQVYLARMREAVKDFESVAGKIHPDDAALIPFHTPFPGMVRKAAALAFRHVSRGTEIEEELAPEIGRQPRREAFDSEEAFREAAADYTDELTDTDTYREWYAETVEPTLTVSREVGNWYTGSVHVARLSGLKAAYEDDIDMTGETLLVGSYGSGAQAEIHAETVQPGWADEIEAIDVDEQLAARYELSFEEYEDVHDVHNHDEDAGAADVDQFTAPESEFVFDGWGRMGERKYTYVE
- a CDS encoding PKD domain-containing protein, which produces MEPWDDRGQSIQIGAVLIFAALILLLSLYQATIVPQQNEQVEFDHSQQVRGDLLDLRNAVTSTVGESASRSVSIQLGTTYPSRVLAVNPPPVSGLLRTAGTADGDVNFTLSNAVALDNETDDFWDGSADSGGRYQTGSLVYRPSYNEYGQPPRTVYDSTVLYDNFTFEGATIARSGQTLIDGSTISLVALNGSLQQSSSGAASVDVRPKSASSTTVAVRDSAAGNITIRTATRLPNSTWTELLADEANVTGWETSPLSVDGFRTVEIELVPGTYELRMAKAGVGTRVTDTDAAYMTDVAADGSTVPEDGSVRLTLEVRDAYNNPVAGVNVTGESQEVANGTLNETEVATGDDGRATFQFEAESVNTSADVPVEFNFTLPDSSPTPFDPDDPEDVEVVVRVQNTQVPEGSGGGGGAGYSLEWTDAGTVPGPTTGTSSEVCATGSGVDPCSVVMQSETSDAQIGAPVGFGSNDTALVRVLDRANATTSDGTARTTVRFERAEGNATLWTQSAGANATRIVSTPSYSSFDSDLGEWGEFGSFQGTGVSRTSGESNSGDAVVLPGGNDGGIVTTGYDTTDAELVVFQYWIKESDTGDVGDGNGDISVEYRDSGGDWVTVDSQALTGTSPGALRTVRLGSGAIHDDLAIRFEQTNADTANDEWVIDDPQISVIGEAVGGGGPGGGGNQPPSASFTVSDSNPDVGQTVTFDASGPSGSNDPDGSIVSYNWDFGDGATDSGSTPTHAYGSTGSYTVTLTATDDDGATDTATQTVSVGTSNQPPTADAGPDETVEEGNSVGLDGTGSTDSDGTVTGYAWTITSGQGSLSDANTETPTYNAPADVSGDQSVTVELEVTDDDGATDTDTLTITVEDVAGQAIQFSNIQGFTADPSANEFTLDQVQVQDADSDDDLDRIEYVVTDGDGNTVATRTVTGIGPAQYQPSGTPAVTIAADDPVVGGETYTLTATAYDADGNSASRSRSDTTSTPTATTVTPTAFNDRDNDNPETGESEALPPGPDESGDLANFANLASEDGSTATIEDGGQTTNVGLELYGITTTADDYRVEIGYTKEGYSGAGTMDVVLVDAQGTELQRESLRNTGEPEELAFTVNDAAEAAIADTGSVFLVFEKTGGGYARTSVDYVRATALTDGNARDGGPPSATVTSVTTGNCNNGNGGGYCVSWDGSDPNGDFTEVTTIIEDASGTDLSTETTTFGPTGSNTGDQRHTGVGGSAAQVRVIARDANGNELVFTRPIP
- a CDS encoding DUF2150 family protein, with amino-acid sequence MSNQPGEYYTPERWQNWLDRIDEEDLEPEDDDTAQLLWNMQDDTAIAVVKVVSDFEEGVLDEEEALSEIEDMREVVLAEPEFEDEQALMLVDSVQTSLVCVFYAAEEFVVGGTAEDAPIGEYVGAAADAEAEEDLDTALSYCVQAGTLVVDGAEFDPSMAEEVEPGLVVQWVNGLDSLQTAMKDPEVVEEDDE
- a CDS encoding TatD family hydrolase yields the protein MNAEIDGPVLDDHMHLDPVHGRGVDAAREFADGGGTHLLVVNKPSWHLLDSLPENAADFREVFDLTVDVVERASEELPGRAWPVLGVHPGLVSQLVDDGTDPEAARDLMQVGLDTAAEYVADGPALALKSGRPHYEVSDAVWDASNDVMKHGFELAAESECAIQLHAESSEDFTDVAEWARDRGLDPERVVKHYSGGRLAGITKSVISHKDELELAIDEGEPFMMETDFVDDPDRPGAVLGVGTVPSRVRWLREQGYDEAIERAHVDTPAAVYGIDTQATLG
- a CDS encoding CAP domain-containing protein — its product is MLRIDGRVLAASVLGVFIVGAVLGFAVGGGSGQPGGPAAPTDAAPSDEAAPTPAPAPVPTATLTATGTATTTGTDVPTLTPTRTAATTAVPRPTVTTEPTPTATRTPILIRRVDTERIEGHLRQLINDWRERRGLDPFTNRRGTVVRKLDRMAAAHSVDMADVGETIHRIDNRSSAGRYRAADLFETCQFKKRGDEYIVTPTRNRLELLGKTYAGTTYRGPNGPRYNENESMVAQSIFENWRTTSVFRERLAYANATRIGIGIETTDKNEVYVTGNLCGVYGSD